One Excalfactoria chinensis isolate bCotChi1 chromosome 19, bCotChi1.hap2, whole genome shotgun sequence genomic window carries:
- the FKBP6 gene encoding inactive peptidyl-prolyl cis-trans isomerase FKBP6 isoform X1, with amino-acid sequence MEAAVEMEMETETGGEAWAGSGSGSGSGSGSGSGSGSGLGLSSRFRSALSAGLRDISGDGGVRKEVLRPGTGQLVPPAATVAVKYFGYLEYMEKPFCTNCTKKLPRLLKLGEDITLQGLEIGVLTMKKGEVARFIFSPDYTYGQQGCLPLIPPNATVLFEVELIDFLDSADSDTFFALTAEQQDTFPLQKVLKVADVEREFGNYLFRKQCFESAKDRYKRAYSILGRSPSNEAEQCQINASKLLVLLNLSVTYLKLECPARALMYGEKALEIDKRNVKALFRCGQACLCMTEYEKARDFLIRAQHIEPFNHDINNELKKLASCYKDYLDKEKEMCCRMLAALNSSS; translated from the exons ATGGAGGCGGCggtggagatggagatggagacCGAGACCGGCGGGGAGGCGTGGGCCGGGTCCGGGTCCGGGTCCGGGTCCGGGTCCGGGTCCGGGTCCGGGTCCGGGTCCGGGCTCGGGCTCTCCTCTCGGTTCCGCAGCGCGCTGTCTGCCGGCCTGCGGGACATCAGCGGTGACGGCGGGGTGCGCAAGGAGGTGCTGCGGCCCGGCACCGGGCAGCTCGTGCCGCCGGCTGCTACCGTGGCGG TGAAGTACTTCGGGTACCTGGAGTACATGGAGAAACCTTTCTGCACGAACTGCACCAAGAAGCTCCCGAGGCTGTTGAAGCTCGGAGAAG ATATTACCCTGCAGGGGCTGGAAATTGGCGTGCTCACGATGAAGAAGGGAGAGGTGGCAAGATTTATCTTCTCACCGGATTACACCTATGGCCAGCAGGGCTGCCTTCCTCTGATCCCCCCAAATGCCACAGTCTTGTTTGAAGTGGAGTTGATCGACTTCCTAGACTCTGCTGACTCTGACACGTTCTTTGCGTTGACAGCT gagcagcaggatacatttccactgcaaaagGTGTTGAAAGTCGCAGACGTGGAGAGAGAGTTTGGCAATTATCTGTTCCGTAAGCAGTGCTTTGAGAGTGCCAAGGACAGATACAAAAGG GCGTACTCCATCCTTGGTCGCAGCCCTTCCAATGAGGCAGAGCAGTGTCAGATTAATGCTTCCAAGTTGCTGGTGCTCCTGAATCTCTCAGTTACTTACCTGAAGCTGGAATGTCCCGCCCGAGCTCTGATGTATGGGGAGAAAGCCTTGGAGATTGACAAGAGAAACGTCAAGGCTCTGTTCAGATGTGGTCAG GCTTGTCTCTGCATGACAGAGTACGAGAAAGCTCGGGACTTCCTGATCAGAGCTCAGCATATAGAGCCGTTTAACCACGACATTAACAACGAGCTGAAAAAGCTGGCAAG
- the LOC140260976 gene encoding tripartite motif-containing protein 73-like — protein MARKMSIDNLEDQLLCPICLEVFKEPLMLQCGHSYCKSCVLSLSGELDEQFLCPVCRKTVDCSASPPNVTLARIIEALQSWGEAEPSPESCPTHHNPLSLFCEADREVICGLCGTIGSHKQHKITPISTAYCRMKEELSVLLTDVHQCKRNLDEQFNKLINNKTRIANEADVFKWVIRKEFEELHRYIDEEKATFLESVEGKAAQLITSIESQVKQISDTLQRLKEMQSILETLSNENQLDFIRVSVPTSDCLGKMARVSRALPPSAHCSEPRALPWATNQTWHTKSCEMQVPSM, from the exons ATGGCTCGGAAGATGAGCATCGACAATCTGGAGGaccagctgctctgccccatcTGCTTGGAGGTCTTCAAGGAGCCCCTGATGCTGCAGTGTGGGCATTCCTACTGCAAGTCCTGTGTGCTCTCACTGTCTGGAGAGCTGGACGAGCAGTTCCTGTGCCCCGTGTGCCGCAAAACCGTGGACTGCAGTGCATCGCCACCCAATGTCACGCTGGCCCGCATCATTGAGGCACTGCAAAGCTGGGGCGAGGCGGAGCCCAGCCCCGAGTCCTGCCCAACGCACCACAACCCGCTGAGCCTCTTCTGCGAGGCCGACCGAGAGGTGATCTGCGGGCTGTGCGGCACCATCGGCAGCCACAAGCAGCACAAGATCACCCCCATCTCTACCGCATACTGCCGGATGAAG GAggagctgtctgtgctgctcaCCGATGTCCACCAGTGCAAGAGGAACCTGGATGAACAGTTCAACAAGCtcatcaacaacaaaacccgCATTGCA AACGAGGCAGATGTCTTCAAGTGGGTGATCCGGAAGGAGTTTGAGGAGCTGCACAGGTACATCGATGAGGAGAAGGCCACCTTCCTGGAGAGCGTGGAGGGGAAGGCAGCCCAGCTCATCACCTCCATCGAGTCTCAGGTCAAGCAGATATCAGATACCCTGCAGAGACTGAAGGAGATGCAGAGCATTCTGGAGACGCTCAGCAACGAAAATCAGCTTGATTTCATCCGTGTGAGTGTGCCCACTAGTGACTGCCTCGGGAAGATGGCAAGGGTGAGCCGAGCTCTCCCACCATCAGCccattgctcagagccccgGGCCCTTCCCTGGGCTACGAACCAAACATGGCACACCAAGAGCTGTGAGATGCAGGTGCCTTCTATGTAG
- the FKBP6 gene encoding inactive peptidyl-prolyl cis-trans isomerase FKBP6 isoform X2, with amino-acid sequence MDVPRLLTKMKSSDPSQGQMRRVVVKYFGYLEYMEKPFCTNCTKKLPRLLKLGEDITLQGLEIGVLTMKKGEVARFIFSPDYTYGQQGCLPLIPPNATVLFEVELIDFLDSADSDTFFALTAEQQDTFPLQKVLKVADVEREFGNYLFRKQCFESAKDRYKRAYSILGRSPSNEAEQCQINASKLLVLLNLSVTYLKLECPARALMYGEKALEIDKRNVKALFRCGQACLCMTEYEKARDFLIRAQHIEPFNHDINNELKKLASCYKDYLDKEKEMCCRMLAALNSSS; translated from the exons ATGGATGTTCCTCGGCTTCTCACCAAGATGAAGAGCTCAGACCCATCCCAAGGGCAGATGCGGCGAGTGGTGG TGAAGTACTTCGGGTACCTGGAGTACATGGAGAAACCTTTCTGCACGAACTGCACCAAGAAGCTCCCGAGGCTGTTGAAGCTCGGAGAAG ATATTACCCTGCAGGGGCTGGAAATTGGCGTGCTCACGATGAAGAAGGGAGAGGTGGCAAGATTTATCTTCTCACCGGATTACACCTATGGCCAGCAGGGCTGCCTTCCTCTGATCCCCCCAAATGCCACAGTCTTGTTTGAAGTGGAGTTGATCGACTTCCTAGACTCTGCTGACTCTGACACGTTCTTTGCGTTGACAGCT gagcagcaggatacatttccactgcaaaagGTGTTGAAAGTCGCAGACGTGGAGAGAGAGTTTGGCAATTATCTGTTCCGTAAGCAGTGCTTTGAGAGTGCCAAGGACAGATACAAAAGG GCGTACTCCATCCTTGGTCGCAGCCCTTCCAATGAGGCAGAGCAGTGTCAGATTAATGCTTCCAAGTTGCTGGTGCTCCTGAATCTCTCAGTTACTTACCTGAAGCTGGAATGTCCCGCCCGAGCTCTGATGTATGGGGAGAAAGCCTTGGAGATTGACAAGAGAAACGTCAAGGCTCTGTTCAGATGTGGTCAG GCTTGTCTCTGCATGACAGAGTACGAGAAAGCTCGGGACTTCCTGATCAGAGCTCAGCATATAGAGCCGTTTAACCACGACATTAACAACGAGCTGAAAAAGCTGGCAAG
- the LOC140260986 gene encoding E3 ubiquitin-protein ligase TRIM50-like has protein sequence MESHSQSRAGSPRRGQKQLHRHHRTRQKVRKEHIKLCQGCTCRFRSELPSLHPGDATFSPVSFKPCFHQDDIKMTVWKRLHRHVLPAPEMLKLDPVTAHPLLELYKGDTVVQCGLYQRRDSNPKRFDSSNCILTCKGFSCGQHYWEVIVGSRNRWRVGVIKGTVSRKGKLSKSPENGVWLIGLKEGKVYEAFSTPRATLPLSARPQRIGIYLHYEKGELTFYNADSPDELSPIYTFQAEFQGQLYPIVDLCWPERGPFSPPIILPAPPAGRHPQPPPAAEEPPKP, from the exons ATGGAGAGCCACAGCCAGAGCCGTGCAGGCAGCCCCAGAAGGGGGcaaaagcagctgcacagaCACCATCGTACACGGCAGAAGGTGAGAAAAGAACACATCAAGCTTTGTCAAGGCTGCACTTGTCGTTTCAGGTCGGAGCTTCCCAGCCTGCACCCGGGAGATGCCACCTTCAGCCCCGTATCCTTCAAGCCTTGTTTCCACCAAGACGACATCAAGATGACTGTGTGGAAGCGGCTGCACCGCCACGTCCTGCCAG CTCCGGAGATGCTGAAACTGGACCCGGTGACGGCACATCCGCTGCTGGAGCTCTACAAGGGTGACACGGTGGTGCAGTGCGGGCTGTACCAGCGCCGGGACAGCAACCCCAAGCGATTCGACTCCAGCAACTGCATCCTGACCTGCAAGGGCTTCTCGTGCGGCCAGCACTACTGGGAGGTGATCGTGGGCAGCAGGAACCGCTGGCGCGTGGGCGTCATCAAGGGCACGGTGAGCCGCAAAGGGAAGCTCAGCAAGAGCCCCGAGAACGGCGTGTGGCTCATCGGCCTCAAGGAGGGCAAAGTCTACGAGGCGTTCAGCACCCCGCGGGCCACGCTGCCGCTGAGCGCCCGGCCGCAGCGCATCGGGATCTACCTGCACTACGAGAAGGGCGAGCTGACGTTCTACAACGCCGACAGCCCCGACGAGCTCAGCCCCATCTACACCTTCCAGGCGGAGTTCCAGGGCCAGCTCTACCCCATCGTGGACCTCTGCTGGCCGGAGCGGggccccttctccccccccatCATCCTGCCCGCGCCCCCCGCCGGCCGCCACCCGCAGCCCCCCCCCGCGGCCGAGGAGCCCCCGAAGCCGTAG